From Cellulomonas fimi ATCC 484, a single genomic window includes:
- a CDS encoding TetR/AcrR family transcriptional regulator has protein sequence MTERRARRHDPERRERILDACLDVVGDVGVAGASTRRIAAAADVPLGSLTYHFDGVDELLHEAFERFTRRISDRFETYLGGAADVEQARRAVVELITVDLLADPRELVLTHELYTLAARDPRYRRLTHAWMARSRHALERHFDPATARLLDALIEGLTIHRALDTEPHERDEVRHAVALVTRAPAGPVAAPPGPAAG, from the coding sequence CCGAGCGGCGGGAACGGATCCTCGACGCGTGCCTCGACGTGGTCGGGGACGTCGGTGTCGCCGGTGCGTCGACCCGCCGGATCGCTGCCGCCGCGGACGTCCCCCTCGGCTCGCTCACGTACCACTTCGACGGCGTCGACGAGCTGCTGCACGAGGCGTTCGAGCGCTTCACGCGCCGCATCAGCGACCGCTTCGAGACGTACCTCGGCGGTGCCGCGGACGTGGAGCAGGCCCGGCGGGCCGTCGTCGAGCTCATCACCGTCGACCTCCTCGCCGACCCCCGCGAGCTCGTCCTCACGCACGAGCTCTACACGCTCGCCGCGCGCGACCCCCGCTACCGGCGGCTCACGCACGCGTGGATGGCCCGCAGCCGGCACGCGCTCGAACGGCACTTCGACCCGGCGACGGCGCGGCTGCTCGACGCGCTGATCGAGGGCCTGACCATCCACCGCGCGCTCGACACCGAGCCGCACGAGCGCGACGAGGTGCGGCACGCCGTCGCGCTCGTCACGCGGGCACCGGCCGGGCCCGTGGCCGCTCCGCCCGGACCGGCGGCCGGGTGA
- a CDS encoding DinB family protein, translated as MADEGVPDRLAPLLAQYDWASERLLARLTGPDMDSGDGERVAVPPLTDAEYLWEPAPGAWSVRRKVDGPGPGATVLVGAGDWGRDGGRPHPWPPPVTTIAWRIAHVAEMLLGRAEYTVGSRQGSEADLVYPGDADGGVALLARGVAAWREALVTADDAALDEVGRCTYPDGDDADQPFLEIVWWVNQEVLHHGAEIALLRDLHGALHRS; from the coding sequence ATGGCTGACGAGGGCGTCCCGGACCGGCTCGCGCCGTTGCTCGCGCAGTACGACTGGGCGAGCGAGCGGCTGCTGGCGCGGCTCACGGGGCCGGACATGGACAGCGGCGACGGCGAGCGGGTCGCCGTGCCTCCGCTCACCGACGCCGAGTACCTCTGGGAGCCCGCGCCGGGCGCCTGGTCGGTCCGGCGGAAGGTCGACGGGCCGGGCCCGGGGGCGACGGTGCTGGTCGGTGCCGGGGACTGGGGCCGAGACGGCGGGCGCCCGCACCCCTGGCCGCCTCCCGTGACGACGATCGCGTGGCGCATCGCGCACGTGGCGGAGATGCTTCTCGGCCGTGCGGAGTACACGGTCGGCAGCCGGCAGGGGTCCGAGGCGGACCTCGTCTACCCGGGGGACGCCGACGGCGGCGTGGCGCTGCTGGCGCGCGGGGTCGCCGCGTGGCGCGAGGCCCTGGTGACGGCGGACGACGCGGCGCTCGACGAGGTCGGCCGCTGCACGTACCCGGACGGCGACGACGCCGACCAGCCGTTCCTCGAGATCGTCTGGTGGGTCAACCAGGAGGTGCTGCACCACGGTGCGGAGATCGCGCTGCTGCGTGACCTGCACGGCGCGCTGCACCGGTCCTGA
- a CDS encoding maleylpyruvate isomerase family mycothiol-dependent enzyme, which translates to MPLSTGVLRPRSRDPLWRAVHAERAALADDLALLTEAQWDAPSLCRGWSVRHVVAHLTAAASHGRAAWLRSVAGARFDFAVHNDRRLAEHLGASPQETLARFRAVVRSTTAPPGPAAAWLGEVVVHAQDVRRPLGLPSAVPVAASTAVAELFVGRDLTVDGRAAVRGLRVEATDGPFRAGDGTEPVQGPTLALTMAIAGRADFCDDLTGPGVATLRARCG; encoded by the coding sequence GTGCCTCTGTCGACCGGCGTCCTGCGTCCCCGCTCCCGTGACCCCCTGTGGCGTGCCGTGCACGCCGAGCGCGCGGCACTCGCGGACGACCTCGCGCTCCTGACCGAGGCGCAGTGGGACGCGCCGTCGCTGTGCCGTGGCTGGTCGGTGCGCCACGTGGTCGCGCACCTGACGGCGGCCGCGAGCCACGGTCGCGCGGCGTGGCTGCGCAGCGTCGCCGGGGCGCGGTTCGACTTCGCCGTGCACAACGACCGGCGGCTGGCCGAGCACCTCGGTGCGTCGCCGCAGGAGACGCTGGCCCGTTTCCGGGCCGTGGTGCGCAGCACGACCGCCCCACCCGGTCCCGCCGCCGCGTGGCTCGGGGAGGTCGTCGTGCACGCGCAGGACGTCCGGCGGCCGCTCGGGCTGCCGTCCGCGGTGCCGGTGGCCGCGTCGACCGCGGTCGCCGAGCTGTTCGTCGGCCGGGACCTCACCGTGGACGGCCGCGCGGCGGTCCGGGGCCTGCGGGTGGAGGCGACCGACGGCCCGTTCCGGGCGGGCGACGGCACCGAGCCGGTCCAGGGCCCGACGCTCGCGCTGACGATGGCGATCGCCGGTCGGGCGGACTTCTGCGACGACCTGACCGGTCCGGGCGTCGCGACCCTCCGGGCGCGCTGCGGCTGA